A single Campylobacter hyointestinalis subsp. hyointestinalis DNA region contains:
- the plsY gene encoding glycerol-3-phosphate 1-O-acyltransferase PlsY, whose protein sequence is MNENIIAYLLAYLIGAIPFGLIFGMIYGKTNIAKEGSHSIGATNVLRVLKEKDPKLAKKVALSTVIFDALKGIVPILVAKFAFDLSEQTLWTMGVLSVVGHCFSPYLKFEGGKGIATGAGVLAYFLPIELICALVVWFLVAKVLKISSLASLFALLTLVITSFIFDYDMPVINTHAPVFIIAFIVFYKHIPNIKRLILGDEKRVI, encoded by the coding sequence ATGAATGAAAATATAATCGCTTATCTGCTCGCTTATTTGATAGGCGCAATTCCGTTTGGCTTGATCTTTGGTATGATCTATGGTAAGACAAATATAGCAAAAGAAGGCAGCCATAGTATCGGAGCTACAAATGTTTTAAGAGTTCTTAAAGAAAAAGATCCGAAATTAGCAAAAAAAGTAGCGCTATCCACGGTAATATTCGATGCTCTAAAAGGCATTGTTCCGATTTTAGTAGCTAAATTCGCTTTTGATCTTAGTGAGCAGACTTTATGGACTATGGGCGTTCTTAGCGTGGTTGGACATTGCTTTTCGCCGTATCTTAAATTTGAAGGCGGGAAAGGCATCGCGACAGGAGCTGGAGTGCTTGCATATTTTTTACCTATCGAGCTCATTTGCGCTCTTGTAGTTTGGTTTTTGGTCGCAAAGGTCTTGAAGATATCAAGTTTGGCTTCTTTATTTGCCCTGCTTACTCTAGTGATAACTTCATTTATTTTTGATTATGATATGCCAGTTATCAATACTCATGCTCCTGTGTTTATCATAGCGTTTATCGTATTTTACAAGCACATACCAAACATCAAGAGGCTGATCTTAGGCGATGAAAAGAGAGTGATTTGA
- a CDS encoding PilZ domain-containing protein has protein sequence MDYAGREILIMDCMDILQDVKDDYLKYVTNLVKQGDIYVDHYDLEEAFSLIFDSLYSQKSDNSLILKDVYKLFNDDKNYTKYIILNSFFFLLKRFSLAVKNIAKAIDYIIYLQNAIEAFGKLFIKAKILDEEENDEEKIINFNADANSMFFSSSIDQFKHVKALNESIDFLNLYNGVPIKCSGRIVEIDENNILCEVTLMQIVAMKEEGNAYIVKKDGLLRNTKADILSINLSNNTVLLGNFVHIEKMLANQRRYPRVHPNALTRVTLKNKNGTIINGKLYDISQGGISVVSLENGKFSSGDDLLAEFELTMPKDGKKIKVCLEVCLVIALNYQGSMRYCCEIIKEQAVKQDIIEFAKQREIETLEELNNKVKLYA, from the coding sequence TTGGACTACGCTGGTAGAGAGATACTTATTATGGATTGTATGGATATCTTACAAGATGTCAAAGACGATTATCTTAAATACGTCACAAATTTGGTAAAACAAGGCGATATATATGTAGATCATTATGATCTAGAAGAGGCTTTTTCTCTGATATTTGACTCTTTATATAGTCAAAAATCAGATAATTCTTTGATTTTAAAAGACGTTTATAAACTTTTTAATGATGATAAAAATTATACTAAATATATCATTTTAAATTCCTTCTTTTTCTTGCTAAAACGTTTTAGTTTAGCCGTAAAAAACATAGCTAAAGCTATAGACTATATCATTTATCTACAAAATGCGATTGAAGCTTTTGGAAAATTATTTATAAAAGCTAAAATCTTAGACGAAGAAGAAAACGACGAAGAAAAGATTATAAATTTCAATGCAGATGCAAATTCGATGTTTTTTTCTAGCAGTATAGATCAGTTTAAACATGTAAAAGCACTCAATGAGAGTATTGATTTTTTAAATTTATACAACGGCGTTCCTATAAAATGTAGCGGTAGGATAGTAGAAATAGACGAAAATAACATTTTATGTGAAGTAACTTTGATGCAAATAGTAGCTATGAAAGAAGAAGGAAACGCTTATATAGTCAAGAAAGACGGGCTTTTACGAAATACAAAAGCCGATATCTTGAGTATAAATTTAAGTAATAACACTGTTTTGCTAGGCAATTTCGTACATATAGAAAAGATGCTTGCCAACCAAAGAAGATACCCAAGAGTTCATCCAAATGCCCTTACTCGCGTAACGCTTAAAAATAAAAACGGCACTATCATAAATGGAAAACTTTATGATATTTCGCAAGGCGGTATCAGTGTTGTTAGTTTGGAAAATGGTAAATTTAGTAGTGGAGATGATCTGTTAGCGGAGTTTGAACTGACTATGCCAAAAGATGGTAAAAAGATAAAAGTTTGTCTTGAAGTTTGTCTTGTGATAGCACTTAATTATCAAGGTTCTATGAGATATTGCTGTGAGATAATAAAAGAGCAAGCCGTAAAACAAGATATAATAGAGTTTGCAAAACAAAGGGAAATTGAGACGTTAGAAGAGCTAAATAATAAAGTAAAGCTTTACGCGTAG
- a CDS encoding beta-ketoacyl-ACP synthase III, producing MKKASMISVGAYVPPHILTNADLEKIVETSDDWIVKRTGIKTRHIAKDDLTSDLAYKAALVAIDRADINKSDIDAIICATITPDYFCMPSTACKVANKLGLYDITAFDISAACTGFIYLLELANSLVKSGAKKNVLIIGAEKLSAIIDWQDRSTCVLFGDGAGAAIISEAKDNYIIDVHTSSDGSKGDLLITPGCAIAHPANKETIENRLNYLHMAGNEVFKIAVQTLTKDVEGILEKNSITSDKIDLFIPHQANLRIIEAVKQRLNFTDKQCVVTVANYGNTSSASIPMAMNDAYEQGRLKNGSLILLDAFGGGFTWGSALIKFGGR from the coding sequence ATGAAAAAAGCATCGATGATTTCGGTAGGAGCCTATGTTCCGCCACATATTTTGACAAATGCAGACCTTGAAAAAATAGTTGAAACTAGCGACGATTGGATTGTAAAACGTACTGGTATAAAAACAAGACATATAGCAAAAGATGATCTTACTAGCGATCTGGCTTACAAAGCCGCTTTGGTTGCTATAGATAGGGCAGATATCAACAAAAGCGATATTGATGCTATCATCTGCGCTACTATAACTCCTGATTATTTTTGTATGCCATCGACTGCTTGTAAAGTGGCAAATAAACTTGGATTGTATGATATAACTGCGTTTGATATAAGTGCTGCTTGTACTGGTTTTATCTATCTTTTAGAGCTTGCAAATTCGCTTGTAAAAAGTGGTGCTAAAAAAAATGTTCTCATAATAGGCGCCGAAAAATTAAGCGCTATAATCGACTGGCAAGATAGAAGCACCTGCGTACTTTTTGGAGATGGAGCGGGAGCTGCTATAATCAGCGAAGCAAAAGATAACTATATCATAGATGTCCATACATCAAGTGATGGTTCTAAGGGAGATCTTCTTATAACTCCTGGTTGCGCCATAGCTCATCCAGCTAACAAAGAGACTATCGAAAATAGACTAAATTATCTTCATATGGCTGGGAATGAAGTTTTTAAAATAGCCGTTCAAACCTTGACTAAAGATGTTGAAGGTATTTTAGAAAAAAACTCGATAACCAGTGATAAAATAGATCTTTTTATCCCTCATCAAGCAAATCTTAGGATTATAGAAGCAGTAAAACAGAGATTAAATTTCACTGATAAGCAGTGTGTCGTGACAGTAGCAAACTACGGTAACACAAGCTCAGCTTCCATACCTATGGCTATGAATGATGCTTATGAGCAAGGTCGCCTAAAAAACGGAAGCTTGATACTGCTTGACGCCTTTGGCGGCGGATTTACCTGGGGTTCGGCACTTATAAAATTTGGTGGTAGATAG
- the plsX gene encoding phosphate acyltransferase PlsX encodes MISIAIDAMGGDFGPDPIVNGVIDALKTKEFHAVLVGDIQKIKPLIPDNYKKFITFVESTEVFSMGESATDVLKRKDSSIFKAIELVKNGECKAVVSAGHSGATMSLATLRIGRLKSVARPAIATLMPTSIGKKTLVLDVGANVDCKAEHLFQFAVMGEAYSKQIMKIQNPKVGLLSNGEEDCKGNEVTKDAFLMMSKLDSFVGNVEGHQIFDGSVDVIICDGFVGNILLKTSEGVASAIKKIIKENVKKSPFAMLGAVLMKGIFKNLKTQIDYDEYGGAPLLGVKECVIISHGKSSPKAVKNAIFQALKFAGSDINKTIEDELSHFAR; translated from the coding sequence ATGATTAGTATAGCAATAGACGCTATGGGAGGGGATTTTGGTCCGGATCCTATTGTAAATGGCGTGATCGATGCTCTAAAAACAAAGGAGTTTCATGCTGTTTTAGTCGGCGATATCCAAAAGATCAAGCCCCTTATACCAGATAATTACAAAAAGTTTATAACTTTTGTAGAATCAACCGAAGTATTTTCTATGGGAGAAAGTGCTACTGATGTTTTAAAAAGAAAAGACAGCAGTATATTTAAAGCTATAGAATTAGTAAAAAATGGCGAATGTAAAGCAGTAGTTTCAGCCGGTCACAGCGGTGCTACTATGAGTTTAGCTACTCTAAGAATAGGTAGGCTAAAAAGTGTTGCAAGACCGGCGATCGCTACTCTTATGCCAACAAGTATAGGCAAAAAAACTCTCGTTTTAGATGTTGGAGCCAATGTGGATTGCAAAGCTGAACATCTGTTTCAGTTTGCTGTCATGGGCGAAGCATACTCAAAACAAATTATGAAAATCCAAAATCCAAAAGTTGGACTGCTTAGCAACGGTGAAGAAGACTGTAAAGGCAACGAAGTCACAAAAGATGCGTTCTTGATGATGTCTAAGCTTGATAGCTTTGTTGGAAACGTTGAAGGGCATCAAATTTTTGATGGTAGCGTGGATGTGATAATATGTGATGGTTTTGTTGGTAATATCTTGCTCAAGACAAGTGAAGGCGTGGCTAGCGCCATCAAAAAAATTATTAAAGAAAATGTTAAAAAATCACCTTTTGCGATGCTAGGTGCAGTTTTGATGAAAGGTATATTTAAAAATTTAAAAACTCAGATTGACTATGATGAGTATGGCGGAGCACCGCTTCTTGGTGTTAAAGAGTGTGTTATAATAAGCCATGGAAAAAGTAGTCCAAAGGCAGTTAAAAATGCTATTTTTCAAGCATTAAAATTTGCCGGGTCTGATATAAATAAGACTATTGAAGATGAATTATCGCATTTTGCGAGATAA
- the rpmF gene encoding 50S ribosomal protein L32: protein MAVPKRRVSHTRAAKRRTHYKVTLPMPVKDKDGSWKMPHRMNKTTGEY from the coding sequence ATGGCAGTACCTAAACGTAGAGTGAGTCATACACGTGCAGCAAAACGTAGAACTCATTATAAAGTAACTCTTCCTATGCCTGTAAAAGATAAAGACGGTAGCTGGAAGATGCCACATCGTATGAATAAAACAACCGGCGAATATTGA
- the ndk gene encoding nucleoside-diphosphate kinase, translated as MEQTLSIIKPDAVKKGVIGKIIDRFESNGLRIAAVKKVQLSTEDAKKFYEVHAARPFYGELVEFMTSGPVVVMVLEGANAVAKNRELMGATNPKEAAKGTIRADFAESIDANAVHGSDSLENAAIEIAFFFAKREIC; from the coding sequence ATGGAACAAACTTTATCTATAATCAAACCTGATGCCGTAAAAAAAGGCGTTATCGGTAAAATAATCGATAGATTTGAAAGCAACGGATTAAGAATTGCGGCTGTAAAAAAAGTTCAACTTAGCACAGAAGATGCAAAAAAATTTTATGAAGTTCATGCTGCTAGACCGTTTTATGGCGAATTAGTTGAGTTTATGACTAGCGGACCTGTTGTTGTTATGGTATTAGAAGGTGCTAATGCGGTTGCAAAAAATCGTGAGCTTATGGGAGCTACAAATCCAAAAGAAGCTGCTAAAGGCACTATAAGAGCAGACTTTGCAGAAAGTATAGATGCAAATGCGGTTCATGGAAGCGATAGCTTGGAAAATGCAGCTATAGAGATAGCGTTTTTCTTCGCAAAAAGAGAAATTTGCTAA
- a CDS encoding DUF362 domain-containing protein codes for MAVKITDICISCGSCIDECPVSAIVDDSDNPTGEDAYYVYADKCVECVGHNDTPACADACPTDGCIVWSEVVAGQPSRSDIDASLRNSQTPVIA; via the coding sequence ATGGCAGTAAAAATTACAGATATATGTATAAGCTGTGGATCTTGCATTGACGAGTGTCCAGTGAGCGCTATAGTTGATGATAGTGATAACCCGACAGGTGAGGATGCATACTATGTTTATGCAGATAAATGCGTAGAGTGCGTAGGTCACAATGATACTCCAGCTTGTGCTGATGCCTGTCCGACTGATGGCTGTATCGTTTGGAGCGAAGTAGTAGCTGGTCAGCCAAGCAGAAGTGATATAGACGCAAGCTTAAGAAATTCACAAACTCCAGTTATCGCATAA